One genomic region from Bacteroidales bacterium WCE2008 encodes:
- a CDS encoding transcriptional regulator, AraC family, with protein MEETLQTIDIKGFKSLFPIEYDAELGDDFFIADITYDRALRMLQYPTRFDGFLGIFCVHGHLSMDINLSTYKVTENSLLFSVPGYIIRVSDVGTDDLKNLRFIVIAVSRGFMSSMRMDFTRLFNESMSVLSNSCIRLEPDELALCSKYMTLAIEIVKNGVTSYKKETIGSLISSVCYFLGGMWADKLSKARRESNPDISARAKLVFDHFLQLVTDNHTSQRNMAFYADKLCLTPKYLSKLVKNVSGRSAPEWIDSFVILEAKNMLKYSEISIKEIVYKLNFPNQSVFYKFFKAHTGLTPSEYRNS; from the coding sequence ATGGAAGAGACTTTGCAGACAATTGACATCAAAGGCTTTAAGTCGTTGTTTCCGATAGAGTATGACGCTGAACTCGGAGACGATTTCTTCATTGCCGACATCACTTACGACCGGGCATTGAGAATGCTCCAGTATCCTACCCGCTTCGACGGGTTCCTAGGGATCTTCTGTGTGCACGGGCATCTCAGCATGGATATAAACCTCAGCACCTATAAGGTGACCGAGAATTCCCTGCTGTTCAGCGTGCCGGGCTATATAATAAGGGTTTCGGACGTCGGGACCGATGACCTGAAGAATCTCAGGTTCATCGTGATCGCCGTCTCCCGCGGTTTCATGTCCAGCATGAGAATGGACTTCACCAGGCTATTCAATGAGAGTATGAGCGTCCTGTCTAATTCATGCATCAGGCTTGAGCCGGATGAGCTTGCCCTTTGCAGCAAGTACATGACTCTGGCCATAGAAATAGTCAAGAATGGAGTGACCTCTTACAAGAAGGAAACTATCGGATCGCTCATTTCTTCGGTATGCTACTTCCTCGGCGGAATGTGGGCTGACAAGTTGTCCAAGGCGCGCCGGGAGAGCAATCCTGACATCTCCGCCAGGGCCAAGCTGGTCTTCGACCATTTCCTGCAGCTGGTGACAGACAATCATACTTCCCAGAGGAACATGGCCTTTTATGCTGACAAACTGTGTCTTACCCCGAAGTATCTCTCCAAGCTCGTAAAGAACGTAAGCGGCCGTTCGGCTCCGGAATGGATCGACTCCTTTGTCATCCTTGAGGCCAAGAACATGCTGAAATACTCCGAGATCTCCATCAAAGAGATAGTATACAAGCTCAATTTCCCGAATCAGAGCGTCTTTTATAAGTTCTTCAAGGCCCATACAGGCCTGACTCCGAGCGAATACCGTAACAGTTAG
- a CDS encoding Outer membrane protein TolC has product MRRIFIPIIAATCILPLQMNAQQVLTLEECRQMAIESNKDLDQARTKVEMAGYDRKIARANYFPEISATGAYLYNNRNLSLVTDSQSAMLTNLGTSAQGALDQAVGAISGKVNGAVTQLSTAIMSDPRLAAEYMNSPMWQTVLNMLKESGSGSATAPDIATPINAIGQDIDKSMHLDIENVFIGAVTLKQPVFVGGKIVLSNQIAKMAEELARAEYDMKYADVLVDIDQAYWQIVSIANKKKLAESYSDLLHQLEKDVAISVQEGVATKSDELQIKVKANEADMMLTKATNGLELAKMLLCKQIGLPLDSQITLSDEALDAIPVPVPGEEKSMEDIWEDRAETRSLELATKIYDKKIGIARADMMPQIALVAGYSVTNPNAFHGYENSWNGGLFSAGVMVNVPIFHGTEAYQRTRKAKAEATLYRDKLEDARNMINLQVEQSRQHLEEARERLLMSENNLSSAEENMRMATVGFEAGVIETNTVLAAQTAWLQAHSEYIDAGIDLQMANANLRKAEGYYNIDNE; this is encoded by the coding sequence ATGAGAAGAATCTTCATCCCCATTATCGCAGCGACATGCATTCTACCTCTTCAGATGAATGCCCAGCAAGTACTCACGCTGGAGGAATGCCGTCAGATGGCGATAGAAAGCAACAAAGACCTCGATCAGGCAAGGACTAAGGTCGAGATGGCCGGGTACGACAGAAAGATCGCCCGTGCAAATTACTTCCCGGAAATAAGCGCCACGGGAGCGTACCTGTACAATAACAGGAACTTGTCTCTGGTCACTGACAGCCAGTCTGCCATGTTGACAAACTTGGGCACGAGCGCCCAGGGAGCCCTCGACCAGGCCGTCGGCGCAATCTCCGGCAAAGTCAACGGAGCAGTCACCCAACTCTCTACGGCCATAATGTCAGACCCGAGACTTGCTGCAGAGTACATGAACAGCCCGATGTGGCAGACGGTACTGAACATGCTTAAGGAATCCGGCTCCGGCAGCGCCACCGCTCCGGACATCGCCACTCCTATCAACGCTATCGGCCAGGATATCGACAAATCCATGCATCTCGACATCGAGAACGTCTTCATCGGGGCCGTCACCCTCAAGCAGCCGGTATTCGTCGGAGGAAAGATAGTCCTTTCCAACCAGATCGCAAAGATGGCTGAGGAACTCGCCAGAGCCGAATATGACATGAAATATGCCGACGTTCTCGTCGATATCGACCAGGCCTACTGGCAGATAGTATCGATAGCCAACAAAAAGAAACTCGCCGAATCATATTCCGACCTGCTGCATCAGCTGGAGAAGGACGTAGCTATTTCTGTCCAGGAAGGAGTCGCCACGAAGTCTGACGAACTCCAGATAAAGGTAAAGGCCAACGAAGCCGACATGATGCTTACCAAAGCCACCAACGGCCTCGAACTCGCAAAGATGCTTCTGTGCAAGCAGATCGGCCTGCCTCTCGACTCTCAGATAACCCTCTCCGACGAGGCCCTCGACGCGATTCCGGTCCCGGTTCCGGGAGAAGAGAAGAGCATGGAGGATATCTGGGAAGACCGCGCCGAGACCCGCAGTCTCGAACTCGCCACCAAGATCTACGACAAGAAAATCGGAATCGCGCGTGCTGACATGATGCCGCAGATCGCCCTCGTTGCCGGATACAGCGTGACCAATCCGAACGCCTTCCACGGATACGAGAACAGTTGGAACGGAGGGCTCTTCAGCGCCGGAGTCATGGTCAATGTCCCTATATTCCACGGGACTGAAGCCTACCAGCGGACCCGCAAAGCCAAGGCAGAGGCGACCCTCTACAGGGACAAGCTCGAGGATGCCAGGAACATGATCAATCTCCAGGTCGAGCAGAGCCGCCAGCATCTGGAGGAGGCCCGCGAGAGACTTCTCATGAGCGAGAACAATCTCAGCAGCGCCGAGGAGAACATGAGGATGGCCACAGTCGGCTTCGAGGCCGGGGTCATCGAGACCAATACCGTCCTCGCGGCGCAGACCGCATGGCTCCAGGCCCATTCGGAGTACATCGATGCGGGAATCGACCTGCAGATGGCCAATGCCAATCTCCGCAAGGCTGAAGGTTACTACAATATTGATAATGAATAA
- a CDS encoding HlyD family secretion protein has product MTKEQKTYNITIGVAALLIIILIISIIGYFVSRPKPLVIQGQVEASEYRVSGKVPGRVEELYVKEGQEVHKGDTVVYIDSPEVRAKLAQAKGAVAAARAQKTKAANGARQEQITGAYELWQQARVQEEVMRKSFDRVQKLYDQSVISAQKYDETKAKYDASVAQAKAAKSQYDMAVNGARIEDKEAAEALVERAMGALQEVEGYLGELYLTSPADGIISATFPKVGELVGTGSPIMTVTDTHDIWFTFNVREDYLHGLKQGDKITLTVPALDNKEITAIVSYRAVRESYATWKATKETGMYDAKTFEVRAVPEEYTEGLYPGMTVILKQ; this is encoded by the coding sequence ATGACAAAAGAACAGAAAACCTACAATATTACGATAGGTGTTGCGGCTTTGCTGATCATAATCCTGATCATCTCGATAATCGGTTATTTCGTATCCAGACCGAAGCCGCTTGTAATCCAGGGCCAGGTAGAGGCCAGCGAGTACCGCGTATCCGGCAAGGTGCCGGGCAGAGTCGAGGAACTCTATGTAAAAGAGGGACAGGAAGTCCACAAGGGCGATACCGTAGTGTATATCGATTCTCCTGAGGTCCGCGCCAAACTCGCACAGGCTAAAGGCGCCGTCGCAGCTGCCCGCGCCCAGAAGACTAAGGCAGCCAACGGAGCACGCCAGGAGCAGATCACTGGCGCATACGAACTCTGGCAGCAGGCCAGGGTCCAGGAGGAGGTCATGCGCAAATCCTTCGACAGAGTGCAGAAACTCTACGACCAGAGCGTAATCTCCGCCCAGAAGTATGACGAGACAAAAGCCAAGTATGACGCTTCGGTAGCACAGGCAAAAGCTGCAAAGAGCCAGTATGACATGGCTGTCAACGGCGCGCGTATCGAAGACAAGGAAGCAGCCGAGGCCCTTGTAGAAAGAGCCATGGGCGCACTCCAGGAAGTCGAAGGCTATCTCGGAGAGCTATATCTGACTTCTCCTGCCGACGGTATTATTTCCGCCACCTTCCCTAAGGTCGGCGAACTTGTCGGCACCGGCTCCCCTATCATGACCGTTACGGATACCCATGACATATGGTTTACTTTCAACGTACGTGAAGATTATCTCCATGGTCTGAAACAAGGAGACAAGATAACCCTTACTGTGCCTGCTCTCGACAACAAGGAAATCACCGCAATTGTCAGCTACCGCGCAGTACGCGAGTCCTACGCAACATGGAAGGCCACCAAGGAGACGGGAATGTATGATGCCAAGACTTTCGAAGTCCGCGCCGTTCCGGAGGAATATACCGAAGGACTCTATCCTGGAATGACAGTTATTCTAAAGCAGTAG
- a CDS encoding ABC-2 type transport system permease protein, with amino-acid sequence MGMWQQIFAVTGRERRIWRHRPIYLIGSAGVIAFCAIFFLTFFRDGLPHDLPIGIVDNDNSSLSRNFIQQLDATQLGKTVQFDDFDDARLAMQSGKITSICVIPENMYADVSANRRPVFTYYLNSMYFVGGALAYKDILTMINLTNGAVQRQVLRAKGVNEREIMGRIRPIDIDTHQIGNVYTNYGYYLTNIILPAVLELVIIIVLIYSLGAEMKYEKSPELMKIAGGSITNALTGKLILYTALFSGLGFLIVTLLYHWMHFPIAGSIWNMFIAIFLMVTASEAIAIFIIGCLPVPRLALSIGALYSVLGFSLSGFTLPIEAMPSWIQGWASAFPIRHYYLFYVQEVIFGAGFAGWWQEIVHLLFFVLLPLPVLWRLKGAYINLNFPKN; translated from the coding sequence ATGGGAATGTGGCAACAAATATTCGCGGTTACAGGCCGTGAGCGGAGGATATGGAGGCACAGGCCGATATATCTGATCGGCTCGGCCGGGGTGATTGCATTCTGCGCCATCTTCTTCCTGACCTTCTTCCGGGACGGTCTGCCGCATGACCTGCCGATAGGGATAGTCGACAACGACAACTCTTCCCTTTCGAGGAACTTCATCCAGCAGCTCGACGCGACACAGCTCGGAAAGACCGTACAGTTCGACGACTTCGACGACGCCCGTCTGGCGATGCAGAGCGGAAAGATAACCTCGATCTGCGTAATTCCGGAGAACATGTATGCGGACGTCAGCGCAAACCGCCGTCCGGTCTTCACATACTATCTCAACAGCATGTACTTCGTCGGCGGCGCCCTTGCATATAAGGACATACTGACGATGATCAACCTGACCAACGGAGCCGTCCAGCGTCAGGTGCTCAGGGCGAAAGGCGTCAACGAAAGGGAGATCATGGGCCGCATACGCCCGATCGACATAGACACCCACCAGATCGGCAACGTCTATACCAACTACGGCTACTATCTTACGAACATAATCCTGCCCGCAGTACTGGAGCTGGTCATCATAATAGTGCTGATCTACTCTCTCGGAGCAGAGATGAAATACGAAAAGTCGCCGGAGCTGATGAAGATAGCCGGCGGTTCGATAACGAACGCCTTGACAGGAAAACTCATCCTCTATACAGCCCTGTTCTCCGGTCTGGGATTCCTGATAGTGACCCTGCTGTACCACTGGATGCATTTTCCTATAGCCGGGTCGATCTGGAACATGTTCATAGCAATCTTCCTGATGGTGACAGCCAGCGAGGCGATAGCCATATTCATAATCGGCTGCCTCCCGGTACCGAGGCTGGCGCTGAGTATCGGAGCCCTCTACAGCGTCCTGGGCTTCTCCCTCTCGGGCTTCACTCTCCCGATAGAGGCGATGCCGTCATGGATCCAGGGCTGGGCTTCAGCTTTTCCGATAAGGCATTACTACCTGTTCTATGTGCAGGAAGTGATCTTCGGGGCCGGATTCGCAGGATGGTGGCAGGAAATAGTGCACCTGCTGTTCTTTGTCCTGCTTCCTCTTCCGGTACTATGGAGGCTGAAAGGCGCATATATCAATCTTAACTTCCCTAAGAATTAG
- a CDS encoding ABC-2 type transport system permease protein, whose protein sequence is MKRENYIRTWLKDFRGIGWFELRQIFSDWGVMLIFFVAGLIYPLLYNVIYLNGVLNDTPIAVVDDANCDVSRRYIREMDATREVAVEYRCANMAEAEKLMQERKVKGIVMFPSDFNEKLARMETATLSVYCDMSSFLYYKNALMAANHVMLDEIGHIQIERYAAAGFTGEEAAQLVQAIPYEENNPYNSAFSYSFFLISAILFLIIQQTMFYGMSLLVGTFREQGRSFATLPDRLDGIGLGRVVLGRGAAYWLVYMGISMYIAFIVPAIFGLPQRGEFWDIVVLLLFFVTDCVFFSMTWSTVVTRRETVFVLFLFMSPICLFLTGTSWPTAAFPAFWKYFSYLFPSTFGCQAFINLNAAGGDLTAIRSQMFAMTIQSVAYYFLASAAVFLENRILKYKIKTLSQ, encoded by the coding sequence ATGAAAAGAGAAAATTATATAAGAACATGGCTGAAGGACTTCCGGGGCATCGGATGGTTCGAACTCAGGCAGATTTTCTCTGACTGGGGAGTAATGCTGATCTTCTTCGTGGCAGGTCTGATATATCCTCTGCTCTACAATGTGATCTACCTCAACGGAGTCCTGAATGACACCCCTATAGCCGTAGTCGACGACGCCAACTGCGATGTCAGCCGGAGATACATCCGGGAGATGGATGCGACCAGAGAAGTCGCTGTCGAATACCGCTGCGCAAACATGGCAGAGGCAGAGAAGCTTATGCAGGAGAGGAAGGTCAAGGGAATAGTGATGTTCCCGTCAGACTTCAATGAGAAACTCGCAAGAATGGAGACGGCTACTTTGTCTGTCTATTGCGACATGAGCAGTTTCCTATACTATAAGAATGCTCTGATGGCCGCGAATCATGTCATGCTTGACGAAATCGGCCATATCCAGATAGAAAGATATGCGGCAGCCGGCTTTACCGGAGAAGAGGCGGCCCAGCTTGTGCAGGCGATTCCATACGAGGAGAACAACCCGTACAACAGCGCTTTCTCATACAGTTTCTTCCTGATCTCGGCGATTCTGTTCCTCATAATCCAGCAGACAATGTTCTACGGAATGTCCCTGCTTGTCGGAACATTCAGAGAGCAGGGCAGAAGTTTCGCAACCCTTCCTGACAGACTGGACGGAATCGGTCTCGGGCGCGTCGTCCTGGGCCGGGGAGCCGCCTACTGGCTCGTATATATGGGCATTTCCATGTACATAGCCTTTATAGTACCGGCAATCTTCGGGCTGCCTCAAAGAGGCGAGTTCTGGGATATCGTCGTACTGCTGCTGTTCTTCGTGACGGACTGCGTCTTCTTCAGCATGACCTGGAGCACGGTCGTGACCCGCAGGGAGACAGTCTTCGTACTGTTCCTGTTCATGTCCCCGATCTGTCTCTTCCTTACCGGAACCTCTTGGCCTACCGCTGCCTTCCCGGCATTCTGGAAGTACTTCTCATATCTCTTCCCGTCCACGTTCGGCTGTCAGGCTTTCATCAACCTCAACGCTGCCGGCGGAGATCTTACAGCGATACGCAGCCAGATGTTCGCGATGACCATCCAGAGCGTAGCATATTATTTCCTTGCGAGTGCTGCTGTATTCCTGGAGAACAGGATACTTAAATATAAAATAAAGACTCTGTCACAATAA
- a CDS encoding zinc transporter, ZIP family produces the protein MDGGIGGIALGLLIPFAGTVLGSAFVFFMKKEMPEKLQKALLGFASGVMVAASVWSLLIPAMEMGDGKLSVVPATVGLLAGFAFLLLIDYITPHLHLDGDQEGPESHLSKTTMLSLAVTIHNLPEGMAVGVAIAGALSSDVGMSVAGALALSLGIAIQNIPEGAIISMPLRAVGNTRLRSFGIGSLSGIVEPIGGLLVLLLASIVTPMMPYLLAFAAGAMLYVVIEELIPEASTGKHSNISTVGFAVGFALMMVLDVVLG, from the coding sequence ATGGACGGTGGGATCGGCGGCATAGCTTTAGGTCTGCTCATACCTTTTGCCGGAACTGTGCTCGGCTCTGCCTTCGTGTTCTTCATGAAGAAGGAGATGCCGGAAAAGCTTCAGAAAGCTCTGCTCGGCTTCGCGTCCGGAGTCATGGTCGCCGCGTCTGTATGGTCCCTTCTTATCCCCGCCATGGAGATGGGGGATGGAAAACTGTCGGTAGTCCCTGCGACTGTCGGCCTTCTTGCCGGTTTCGCGTTCCTGCTCCTTATAGACTATATCACTCCGCACCTGCATCTCGATGGTGATCAGGAAGGCCCTGAGAGCCATCTGTCGAAGACGACGATGCTGTCTCTTGCCGTGACCATCCATAATCTCCCGGAGGGAATGGCCGTCGGAGTCGCTATCGCCGGCGCTCTCAGCTCGGATGTGGGCATGTCTGTAGCCGGTGCTCTGGCCCTTTCCCTCGGTATAGCTATCCAGAATATCCCCGAGGGGGCGATCATATCGATGCCTCTTCGCGCAGTCGGCAACACACGTCTCCGTTCCTTCGGAATCGGCAGCCTCAGCGGTATCGTCGAGCCTATCGGCGGACTGCTTGTCCTGCTTCTCGCTTCGATCGTTACCCCGATGATGCCGTACCTTCTGGCATTCGCTGCCGGAGCGATGCTTTATGTCGTGATAGAGGAGCTGATTCCGGAAGCTTCAACCGGTAAACACTCCAATATCAGCACTGTCGGATTTGCCGTCGGCTTCGCTCTGATGATGGTCCTGGATGTGGTTTTGGGCTAG
- a CDS encoding Deoxyadenosine/deoxycytidine kinase: MHIAIAGNIGSGKTTLTKMLAAHYGWTPKFESVDFNPYLSDFYEDMERWSFNLQIYFLNKRFKDVVDISKCDDVIIQDRTIYEDARIFAPNLHAMGLMSTRDFENYSDLFDLMMSLVNPPDLLIYLKSSIPNLVSQIQKRGREYEKSIRIDYLTGLNERYENWIKDYKGNLLVIDADRIKFGNRPEDFQTVTDMIDGQMFGLFPQK, translated from the coding sequence ATGCATATAGCGATAGCAGGAAACATCGGTTCGGGTAAGACTACTCTTACCAAGATGCTGGCGGCCCATTATGGCTGGACGCCTAAGTTCGAGTCTGTGGATTTCAATCCATATCTCTCTGATTTCTATGAGGATATGGAGAGGTGGAGCTTCAATCTCCAGATTTACTTCCTCAACAAGAGGTTCAAGGATGTCGTCGACATTTCCAAATGCGACGACGTCATAATCCAGGACAGGACTATCTACGAGGACGCCAGGATATTCGCGCCGAACCTGCATGCTATGGGCCTTATGAGCACAAGGGACTTCGAGAACTATTCGGATCTCTTCGACCTGATGATGTCCCTGGTCAATCCGCCAGACCTGCTTATCTATCTCAAGAGTTCTATCCCTAATCTCGTGTCCCAGATCCAGAAGAGGGGCCGCGAGTACGAGAAAAGCATCCGTATCGACTATCTTACCGGTCTCAACGAGAGATACGAGAACTGGATCAAGGACTATAAGGGTAATCTGCTCGTCATAGATGCTGACCGCATCAAGTTCGGAAACCGTCCGGAGGACTTCCAGACCGTTACCGACATGATCGACGGACAGATGTTCGGTCTTTTCCCTCAAAAATAA
- a CDS encoding Deoxyadenosine/deoxycytidine kinase: MFIGVAGNIGAGKTTLTRMLVDYYGWTPKYESVTYNPYLEDYYKDIQRWSFNLEIYFLEQRFQDLMEIAKSDNVIIQDRTIFEGVYVFVANNYEQGNLSKRDFETYMRLFNLMMSMVKAPDLMIYLKSSVPHLVAQIQKRGREYEQGMNLSYLQGLNEKYEKFINEDYKGHVLTIDVDGLDFESRPEDFAMITERIDSELFSLFGQTNNIQGLCI, from the coding sequence ATGTTCATTGGTGTTGCCGGAAATATCGGTGCAGGGAAGACCACTCTGACGAGAATGCTTGTGGATTATTATGGATGGACCCCGAAATACGAGTCTGTCACATATAACCCATACCTGGAGGATTACTACAAGGATATCCAGAGATGGTCGTTCAACCTTGAGATATATTTCCTCGAGCAGCGTTTCCAGGACCTCATGGAGATAGCCAAGTCGGATAATGTGATAATCCAGGACAGGACAATCTTCGAGGGCGTCTATGTATTCGTCGCCAACAACTATGAACAGGGGAATCTTTCGAAGAGGGATTTCGAGACTTACATGAGACTTTTCAACCTGATGATGTCGATGGTGAAGGCTCCTGACCTGATGATCTACCTGAAGAGTTCCGTCCCGCATCTTGTCGCCCAGATCCAGAAGAGAGGGCGCGAGTACGAGCAGGGGATGAACCTCAGCTATCTGCAGGGGCTGAACGAAAAGTACGAGAAATTCATCAATGAGGACTATAAGGGGCATGTGCTCACGATCGATGTGGACGGGCTGGATTTCGAGAGCAGGCCTGAGGACTTCGCGATGATTACGGAAAGGATCGATTCGGAACTCTTCAGTTTATTTGGTCAGACAAACAATATACAAGGATTATGCATATAG
- a CDS encoding Glyoxylase, beta-lactamase superfamily II, whose translation MLNIRNFTFNLFQEVCTLLWDDTLEGAIVDPGCLGEAECSRLTDYVRDNGIRIKMILLTHGHFDHIYGVPAMVAEYGVPVYMNPADKVLLENNHLLSGVFGMPDAPRDFATKDIKEGDRLSFGKTEFEVIETPGHTPGCVCFYDRADKLLISGDTLFAGSIGRTDSAWGDYDKEIVSIMDKIMGLDGDVAVIPGHGPKTDIAYERTHNPFLQPFNEPDDDLDWDGEGISIDGDFQ comes from the coding sequence ATGCTGAATATCCGAAATTTCACATTCAATCTTTTCCAGGAAGTCTGCACCCTCCTCTGGGATGACACTCTGGAAGGAGCGATCGTGGATCCGGGCTGTCTCGGAGAGGCCGAATGCAGCCGGCTGACGGACTACGTCAGGGACAACGGCATAAGAATCAAGATGATACTTCTGACCCACGGGCACTTCGACCATATATACGGAGTCCCGGCGATGGTCGCCGAATACGGGGTTCCCGTCTATATGAACCCGGCCGACAAAGTCCTGCTGGAGAACAACCATTTACTCTCAGGAGTCTTCGGGATGCCCGACGCTCCGAGAGACTTCGCCACGAAGGACATAAAGGAAGGCGACAGGCTCAGTTTCGGCAAAACTGAGTTCGAGGTCATAGAGACGCCAGGGCATACTCCCGGCTGCGTCTGCTTCTACGACAGGGCGGACAAACTGCTTATCAGCGGAGATACTCTGTTCGCCGGCAGCATCGGCCGCACCGACAGCGCCTGGGGCGACTACGACAAGGAGATCGTAAGTATCATGGACAAGATCATGGGACTGGACGGGGATGTCGCCGTGATTCCGGGCCACGGGCCCAAGACCGATATCGCTTACGAGCGCACGCACAATCCGTTTCTACAGCCTTTCAACGAGCCCGACGACGATCTCGACTGGGATGGCGAGGGCATCAGCATCGACGGAGATTTTCAATAA